One Microcoleus sp. AS-A8 DNA window includes the following coding sequences:
- a CDS encoding restriction endonuclease subunit S codes for MSKHWSLVRLDKILQLQRRWLKLDPTETYAEIGIRSFGKGIFHKTPVVGASLGNKRVLQIQPGDIVFNNVFAWEGAVAVASEAEAGMIGSHRFVTYTPIGNQCSVEYLRLFFRSQSGLEVLRRVSPGSAGRNRTLNIAQFAKQEIPLPPLEEQLRIVAQVEEVAGKIEEARRLRKRAEEEAATLLVQNIGHIFKAAASQGKFQIRLGEICDFQGGSQPPKMNFSYEEIPDYVRLIQIRDYKSDDYITYVHKNSVRRFCNAEDVMIGRYGPPVFQILRGIEGAYNVALMKAVPDERKLSKNFLFYLLQEPILHKKVVDDSQRTSGQTGVRKELLKKHVTFVPPIPEQHRIAAFLDNLQAKVNEMHTLRADAIEKVDALLPSILDKALKGEL; via the coding sequence ATGAGTAAACATTGGTCACTGGTGCGATTAGACAAAATACTTCAGCTTCAACGACGTTGGTTGAAGTTAGACCCAACTGAAACGTATGCCGAAATTGGTATTCGTTCGTTTGGTAAGGGAATATTTCACAAAACTCCGGTTGTAGGAGCTTCATTAGGAAATAAGCGCGTCTTGCAGATTCAACCAGGCGATATTGTGTTTAACAATGTGTTTGCCTGGGAAGGAGCTGTTGCAGTTGCCAGTGAAGCAGAAGCAGGAATGATAGGTTCACACCGCTTTGTAACCTACACTCCTATTGGAAATCAATGCAGTGTTGAGTACCTACGGCTGTTCTTCCGTTCTCAGTCAGGGTTAGAGGTTCTCAGGAGAGTATCACCTGGTTCTGCGGGACGTAATCGCACTCTAAACATAGCCCAGTTTGCCAAGCAGGAAATCCCACTACCTCCTTTAGAGGAGCAGCTAAGGATTGTAGCGCAGGTTGAGGAAGTGGCGGGAAAGATTGAGGAGGCGCGAAGACTACGCAAGCGAGCGGAGGAAGAAGCAGCCACACTCCTTGTACAAAATATTGGACACATATTTAAAGCAGCAGCAAGTCAAGGAAAATTTCAAATCAGATTAGGCGAAATATGTGATTTTCAGGGTGGTTCACAACCCCCCAAAATGAATTTCTCTTATGAAGAAATTCCCGATTATGTAAGATTAATTCAAATTAGAGATTATAAATCGGATGATTATATAACTTATGTCCATAAAAATTCAGTGAGAAGATTTTGTAATGCAGAAGATGTAATGATTGGTAGATATGGTCCTCCAGTGTTTCAAATTCTTCGAGGTATTGAAGGTGCATATAATGTTGCTTTAATGAAAGCAGTTCCAGACGAACGTAAGTTGTCCAAAAACTTTCTTTTTTATCTTCTGCAAGAACCAATTTTACACAAAAAAGTCGTAGATGATTCACAACGAACGTCAGGACAAACTGGGGTAAGGAAAGAACTGCTAAAAAAACATGTGACATTTGTACCACCTATCCCAGAACAGCACAGGATTGCTGCTTTTCTTGACAATCTCCAAGCCAAAGTGAATGAGATGCACACTTTGAGAGCAGACGCAATTGAAAAAGTAGATGCCCTGCTACCTTCTATCCTTGACAAAGCCTTGAAGGGAGAACTGTGA
- a CDS encoding type I restriction-modification system subunit M translates to MAKQTKKQDKPVTTAQKLGSKIKSARDIMRKDKGLNGELDRLPQLTWILFLKLLDDSEQLREEEASLDLERTEPFKPAIEYPYRWRDWAANDEGMSGDQLKSFINNDEVTLPDGTRCKGLFAYLRSLQSITGKGREDVIAKVFKGVNNRMDSGALLREVINLVNDIHFNDSEEVNILSTFYESMLKEMRDAAGDSGEFYTPRSVVRFMVEVMEPQIGESIFDPACGTGGFLVEAYEYLKQQCKLPQDLEIVQATIAGGEAKSLPYMLAQMNLLLHGFEYPDIDDKNSLRHSLTELGIKNQVDIILTNPPFGGEEEGKIQKNFPPDKRTNETALLFLQLIMRLLKQKPKPGRAGIVFPNGVLFGDGICGRIKEELLKEFNLHTIVRLPNGVFAPYTSIPTNLLFFDRSGRTEEIWYYELPLPEGRKTYTKTKPLQYEEFADCLAWWKNREENEQAWKYNFREAYDKAIAEATPHRDAAKEAEEMANQCAKSAKELEEKIQSLQNLILDFSPKEEIKRIKSQIEGLKDEITQARSEEQRQREIAKDEQAKGDAIYWAIYNLDRKNPNRQEDFEHLPPEQLLADILEKDRRVAEIMAEIQQVLAGKGNE, encoded by the coding sequence ATGGCGAAACAAACCAAAAAGCAAGATAAACCTGTAACGACCGCACAGAAGCTTGGAAGCAAGATTAAGTCAGCGCGGGACATCATGCGGAAGGATAAGGGACTCAATGGAGAACTCGACCGCTTGCCGCAGTTGACTTGGATTTTGTTTTTAAAACTGTTGGATGATTCCGAGCAGTTGCGGGAGGAAGAGGCAAGTTTAGATTTAGAACGGACGGAACCCTTTAAACCTGCGATTGAATATCCCTATCGCTGGCGAGATTGGGCGGCAAATGATGAGGGAATGAGCGGCGACCAGTTGAAGAGCTTCATCAATAATGATGAGGTAACGTTGCCGGATGGCACTCGCTGCAAAGGGCTTTTTGCTTATTTGCGGAGTCTTCAGAGCATTACGGGTAAGGGTCGCGAGGATGTAATTGCTAAAGTTTTCAAAGGCGTTAATAACCGCATGGATAGCGGTGCGCTGCTGCGGGAGGTAATCAATCTGGTTAACGATATTCACTTCAATGATTCAGAAGAGGTGAATATCCTCAGCACCTTCTACGAGTCCATGCTCAAGGAGATGCGGGACGCAGCAGGAGATTCAGGCGAGTTTTATACACCCCGTTCCGTTGTCCGGTTTATGGTTGAGGTGATGGAACCTCAAATCGGGGAAAGTATTTTTGACCCCGCTTGCGGTACGGGTGGCTTTTTGGTGGAAGCTTACGAGTATCTGAAACAGCAATGTAAGCTTCCCCAAGATTTGGAGATTGTTCAAGCGACGATTGCCGGGGGTGAGGCGAAGTCTCTACCCTATATGCTGGCGCAGATGAATTTGCTCTTGCATGGGTTTGAATACCCCGATATTGATGATAAGAACAGTCTGCGCCATTCGCTCACGGAGTTGGGGATAAAAAACCAGGTCGATATTATCCTCACGAATCCTCCCTTTGGTGGGGAAGAGGAAGGCAAGATTCAAAAGAATTTTCCACCGGATAAACGCACAAACGAGACAGCGCTGCTATTTCTCCAGTTGATTATGCGGTTGCTGAAACAAAAACCGAAACCAGGGAGAGCAGGTATAGTTTTCCCCAATGGGGTTTTATTCGGTGATGGTATCTGCGGTCGAATTAAGGAAGAATTACTCAAAGAGTTTAACCTGCATACGATTGTGCGCTTGCCGAATGGGGTGTTTGCTCCTTATACCAGTATTCCGACCAATCTGTTATTTTTTGACCGTTCTGGCAGAACTGAGGAGATTTGGTACTACGAGTTACCTCTGCCAGAAGGACGGAAGACTTACACGAAGACTAAACCGTTGCAGTATGAAGAGTTTGCTGATTGTTTAGCTTGGTGGAAAAACCGAGAGGAGAATGAACAAGCCTGGAAGTATAACTTTAGAGAGGCGTATGACAAGGCAATAGCTGAAGCAACTCCCCATAGGGATGCGGCGAAGGAAGCCGAGGAAATGGCGAATCAATGTGCTAAGAGTGCTAAGGAGTTAGAGGAGAAAATTCAGAGTTTGCAGAATTTGATTCTGGACTTTTCACCGAAAGAAGAAATTAAGCGAATTAAAAGTCAGATTGAGGGGCTGAAGGATGAGATAACACAGGCTCGTTCCGAGGAGCAACGTCAGCGCGAAATTGCTAAGGATGAGCAAGCGAAGGGGGATGCAATTTACTGGGCGATTTACAATCTTGACCGCAAAAACCCGAATCGCCAGGAGGATTTTGAGCATTTACCGCCTGAGCAGTTATTAGCCGATATTTTGGAGAAGGATAGGCGGGTGGCTGAAATCATGGCAGAGATTCAGCAAGTTTTAGCAGGCAAGGGGAATGAGTAA
- a CDS encoding DEAD/DEAH box helicase family protein, whose product MSNEANTCREYVEPKLETAGWGRRADSPPFYTEQYYFTDGRIRPKNRRKPRGERKYADYLLCYTRDFPLAVVEAKRARKSPDEGLEQAKDYAQILGVKFAYSTNGTGIVEYDFTTGLQSEVMDSFPSPGDLWQRLKDSEELGDDVAGKLLTPFSLTNQRVPRYYQRIAINRAVEGILKGDKRLLLTMATGTGKTSVAFQICWKLSNMGWNRTGEVRPPRILFLADRNVLVDDPILKDFNAFSEDKIHKIQGTANKSREIYFAIYQAIAKDKNRPGLYKEYSPGFFDLIIVDECHRGSSREESNWREILEYFQPAYQLGLTATPLRDDNVDTYKYFGNPLYIYSLKQGIEDGFLAPYRVHRISTKSDRDGWRPSAEDVERYGREIPNEYFLTGDFERRLVRKVRTWAIARHITDFLKKTDRFAKTIVFCVDEDHVKEMRKALNNLNNDITKDNPNYVCRITSDAGKVGKAHLFEFMDKQKQTHVIAVTSKLLTTGVDVPTCKNIVLARVIRSMTDFKQIIGRGTRVCEEYGKTSFTILDYTKSTVLFDDPEFDDEPDEIENEEIDDQAQIFDVPENGSEAEPLDEEDEEGEEPSGFRGIPEDEDELPRKLFVDTGHDEIVGEVVYELDANTNRLVPSRLIDHTKEQVRTLYRSTLEIQQRWADPTQRNEIIDRLAERNIDFDELKAATNQPDADPFDLLCHIAFGAPVLTCRQRAEQLRRQKPDFFEQYGAEAREILETLLDKYAEDGIGQLKIPGAFKVNKEFGKYGNVSKIAQHFGGTDQLREAVKQLQILLYTA is encoded by the coding sequence ATGAGCAATGAAGCGAATACTTGCCGCGAGTATGTTGAGCCGAAACTAGAAACGGCAGGCTGGGGAAGGAGAGCAGATTCACCGCCTTTTTACACAGAGCAGTATTATTTCACGGACGGACGCATCCGACCTAAAAATAGGCGCAAACCTCGTGGTGAAAGAAAGTATGCTGATTATCTCCTTTGCTACACCCGCGATTTTCCGCTTGCTGTAGTGGAAGCAAAGCGTGCAAGAAAATCACCTGACGAGGGACTGGAACAGGCTAAGGACTATGCCCAGATTCTGGGGGTCAAGTTTGCCTATTCTACTAACGGTACGGGCATTGTAGAGTACGACTTCACTACGGGATTGCAGTCTGAGGTGATGGATTCATTTCCCAGTCCCGGTGACCTTTGGCAGCGATTGAAAGACTCTGAGGAATTGGGTGATGATGTAGCTGGGAAACTGCTGACTCCCTTTAGTTTGACCAATCAACGAGTCCCTCGCTACTACCAGCGGATTGCGATTAATCGGGCAGTCGAGGGAATTCTTAAAGGTGACAAGCGCCTGCTGCTGACGATGGCGACGGGGACTGGGAAAACCAGCGTGGCGTTTCAAATCTGCTGGAAGCTGTCGAATATGGGTTGGAATCGAACCGGAGAAGTTCGTCCTCCCAGAATTCTGTTTTTGGCAGATAGGAATGTGTTGGTGGATGACCCGATTCTCAAGGACTTTAACGCCTTTAGTGAGGATAAAATCCATAAGATTCAAGGGACAGCTAACAAGAGTCGCGAGATTTACTTTGCGATTTATCAGGCGATCGCAAAAGACAAAAACCGCCCCGGACTCTACAAAGAATACAGTCCGGGTTTTTTTGACCTGATTATCGTGGATGAATGTCACCGAGGAAGCTCACGCGAGGAGAGCAACTGGCGGGAAATTCTGGAGTATTTCCAGCCTGCTTACCAGCTAGGGCTAACGGCGACACCGTTGCGGGATGATAATGTTGATACCTATAAATACTTTGGCAACCCGCTTTACATCTACTCGCTAAAGCAGGGAATTGAGGATGGTTTCTTAGCGCCCTATCGGGTGCATCGGATTAGCACGAAATCGGATAGGGATGGTTGGCGTCCGAGTGCGGAGGATGTGGAACGCTATGGGCGCGAGATTCCGAATGAGTATTTTCTCACAGGGGATTTTGAGCGGAGACTTGTCCGAAAAGTGCGGACTTGGGCGATCGCTCGTCACATTACCGATTTTCTCAAGAAAACTGACCGCTTTGCTAAGACAATAGTCTTCTGTGTCGATGAAGACCACGTTAAGGAAATGCGGAAGGCGTTGAACAACCTCAACAATGACATCACTAAGGATAATCCTAACTACGTGTGTCGCATCACATCTGATGCAGGCAAGGTTGGTAAGGCACATCTGTTTGAGTTTATGGACAAGCAGAAGCAGACGCACGTCATTGCTGTTACCTCGAAGCTGCTGACAACGGGAGTAGACGTACCGACTTGCAAGAATATTGTTCTAGCTCGTGTGATTCGGTCAATGACGGATTTCAAGCAGATTATCGGACGCGGCACCCGTGTTTGTGAGGAGTACGGCAAGACATCCTTTACTATCCTTGACTATACGAAAAGCACGGTTCTGTTTGATGACCCAGAATTTGATGATGAACCGGACGAAATTGAGAATGAGGAAATAGACGACCAAGCGCAGATTTTTGACGTACCTGAGAACGGTAGCGAGGCAGAACCGCTTGACGAAGAAGATGAGGAGGGAGAGGAACCTTCCGGTTTTAGGGGTATCCCAGAAGATGAGGATGAGCTACCTAGGAAACTTTTTGTGGATACGGGACATGATGAGATTGTTGGGGAAGTCGTCTATGAACTCGATGCCAATACGAATCGCCTCGTCCCTTCTCGGTTGATTGACCATACTAAAGAGCAGGTTCGCACGCTTTACCGTTCTACCCTAGAAATACAGCAAAGGTGGGCTGACCCGACGCAACGGAATGAAATTATTGATAGGTTAGCGGAGCGGAATATTGATTTTGATGAGTTGAAAGCAGCGACTAACCAACCGGATGCAGACCCCTTTGACTTGTTGTGTCATATCGCCTTTGGTGCGCCTGTGCTGACTTGCCGACAACGGGCGGAACAGTTGCGCCGTCAGAAACCGGACTTTTTTGAGCAGTATGGGGCTGAAGCCAGAGAGATTTTGGAAACGCTATTGGACAAGTATGCAGAGGATGGCATCGGGCAGTTGAAAATTCCAGGGGCTTTCAAAGTTAACAAAGAGTTTGGAAAATATGGCAATGTGTCTAAGATTGCCCAGCACTTTGGAGGCACTGACCAACTGAGGGAAGCAGTGAAGCAACTGCAAATTTTGTTGTACACGGCATAG
- the cas5 gene encoding type I-MYXAN CRISPR-associated protein Cas5/Cmx5/DevS, which translates to MSLIALYVEVPFATFRQSHAREYGKTYPVPPPSTVYGMLLSLVGETDAYKHCGVQLAIAMLSQPRKSKVLRKLHRFKVKDYSDSRNTILEYQEILTDIKFMVWVASGEERVQPTLAERVEQALMHPTSVQRFGCLYLGESNDLVNVVKLVSDDYRGESRRWLIRDDEGLITLPYWVDHVGSRGTRWLRYRLQEISTQSPPESSWTTISVPFCKHL; encoded by the coding sequence ATGAGTTTGATAGCTCTCTATGTTGAAGTTCCTTTTGCTACGTTCCGTCAATCTCACGCGAGAGAATATGGCAAAACTTATCCCGTTCCTCCTCCGTCAACTGTCTATGGAATGTTGCTTTCTTTAGTGGGAGAAACAGATGCTTACAAACATTGTGGAGTACAGCTAGCCATAGCCATGCTGTCTCAACCGAGAAAATCTAAGGTACTACGGAAGTTGCACCGTTTTAAAGTAAAAGATTACAGCGATTCTAGAAACACCATACTTGAGTACCAAGAGATACTGACGGATATCAAGTTTATGGTTTGGGTAGCGTCTGGAGAAGAGCGAGTACAGCCGACTCTTGCCGAAAGGGTAGAACAAGCACTGATGCATCCTACTTCTGTTCAGCGATTTGGCTGCTTGTACCTGGGAGAGAGTAATGATTTGGTTAACGTGGTGAAATTGGTATCGGATGATTATCGGGGTGAGTCTAGGCGGTGGTTGATTCGAGATGATGAAGGATTAATTACTTTACCCTATTGGGTTGACCATGTTGGCTCAAGGGGAACACGCTGGCTGCGTTATAGGTTGCAGGAAATATCTACTCAGTCTCCACCAGAGTCTTCTTGGACGACAATTTCAGTTCCTTTTTGCAAGCATCTGTGA
- a CDS encoding type I-B CRISPR-associated protein Cas7/Cst2/DevR, which translates to MSGDAIRWALRYYWQQQCYAVNRFWNADTFKNILIDEDFDPVRFIDDDVLGYMKTEAAKEEIIEEDSETQGKQDNGKRSKKTKGKSISRLGALGVNRAISLTPYNRTRTFNAKSGGDKDRTSLHFHEYHNTRYQYGFALDPNHLKDKSRIFAVIDGLMSIRKVGGHNNVFCYDFSPESMVFRWTQKNSPHFFYCFEQHSLEVEPIISSDLIEQVEVEDIDGNELWIGGKIAKNLHLKDAHIFLGREQAVADLKRVIARDLDLTEFQPSS; encoded by the coding sequence GTGTCTGGGGATGCTATCCGTTGGGCATTACGTTACTATTGGCAACAACAATGTTATGCAGTAAATCGCTTTTGGAATGCGGATACTTTCAAAAATATATTAATTGATGAAGATTTTGATCCTGTTCGATTTATTGATGATGATGTATTAGGTTACATGAAGACTGAAGCTGCGAAAGAAGAAATAATTGAAGAAGACTCAGAAACTCAAGGTAAACAGGATAACGGAAAAAGAAGCAAAAAAACTAAAGGTAAGTCAATCTCACGATTAGGAGCATTAGGAGTGAATCGTGCGATTTCTTTAACTCCCTACAATAGAACTAGGACGTTTAATGCTAAGAGTGGAGGAGACAAAGACAGAACATCGCTTCATTTCCACGAATATCATAATACCCGTTATCAATATGGATTTGCGCTAGACCCCAATCACCTCAAAGACAAGTCTCGAATTTTTGCTGTTATAGATGGATTGATGTCTATCCGTAAAGTAGGGGGACACAATAATGTGTTTTGCTATGATTTTTCTCCTGAAAGTATGGTGTTTCGCTGGACTCAAAAAAACTCGCCCCATTTTTTCTATTGTTTTGAACAACATTCATTAGAAGTAGAACCCATCATATCTTCTGACTTGATTGAACAAGTTGAAGTAGAAGATATTGATGGAAATGAGCTGTGGATTGGGGGTAAGATTGCTAAAAATCTACATCTCAAAGATGCTCATATATTTCTAGGTAGAGAACAAGCCGTTGCTGATTTAAAACGAGTTATTGCTAGAGATTTAGATTTAACTGAGTTTCAACCATCATCATGA
- the cas8a1 gene encoding type I-MYXAN CRISPR-associated Cas8a1/Cmx1, with protein sequence MTTTTQPKIHLTLKGSDTTIMHRAGMAGLWMTLKQLERQFPTPANRPGNLSWLLTNSSISLDWQGPDFQVLDWLLRQSFQINEKGLISLTGLDSSSMELMNQIHLHQAIGATFLRHNQFYKSGERTSESLSVDGIKERLIYKKIEWYVHQTFANQLCDTTGQLLKDYIQIVSWIYPGATVRHAILEKYNKLEEKVEYALALLFLPLVCQYFIWHSNSSRFDTKQAAQYIFVIPEVTNLPIAAQRCWELRRLDYKDFHVTSWGEAALKYYSYDQIENPNEYHEVCQALLYKKLNKGSKQRSLTDIQDIEIESKTILTYQLIDKFFQKNRVFCDGLTLIVKVNLIKGMISDNLIKGVPWWSDFWVIFNQNTLGNLPQELFYNQEGLRSMMETDKEMEIYKSFIRACHEALRKIYGKIYSRAKEGEAPRFEREYERIRGELGRCYDQQSFNDFLSDFLSRAGLNSALYDQWESILPLLTGQISWEKARNLVLIALASYKPSQKPSEEFSQKSELTPESQF encoded by the coding sequence ATGACAACAACCACACAACCCAAAATTCACCTCACTCTCAAGGGTTCGGATACAACTATCATGCACCGTGCGGGCATGGCGGGATTATGGATGACTCTAAAACAACTAGAACGTCAATTTCCCACCCCTGCAAATCGTCCAGGCAATCTATCTTGGTTGCTGACTAACAGTAGTATCAGTCTTGACTGGCAAGGGCCAGATTTCCAAGTTTTAGATTGGTTACTCAGACAATCCTTTCAGATTAATGAAAAAGGACTGATTAGTTTAACTGGCTTGGATTCTTCATCAATGGAGCTGATGAATCAAATCCATCTTCATCAAGCTATAGGAGCCACTTTTTTACGGCACAATCAATTTTATAAATCAGGAGAGCGAACCTCTGAATCTTTGAGTGTTGATGGTATTAAAGAAAGGCTGATATATAAAAAAATAGAATGGTATGTCCATCAGACTTTTGCTAATCAGCTTTGTGACACGACAGGGCAACTACTAAAAGATTACATTCAGATTGTCAGTTGGATTTATCCAGGAGCAACAGTTCGTCATGCAATATTGGAGAAATATAATAAGCTAGAAGAAAAAGTAGAATACGCCCTAGCTTTACTTTTTTTACCTCTTGTCTGTCAATATTTTATCTGGCATTCTAACTCTTCAAGATTTGATACAAAACAAGCCGCCCAATATATTTTTGTAATTCCTGAAGTTACCAATTTACCAATTGCCGCTCAACGATGTTGGGAATTGCGAAGATTAGATTATAAAGATTTCCATGTAACAAGTTGGGGAGAAGCTGCATTAAAATACTACAGTTATGACCAAATTGAGAACCCAAATGAGTATCACGAAGTTTGCCAAGCATTGTTATACAAAAAATTGAATAAAGGCTCAAAACAAAGAAGTTTAACAGATATTCAGGATATAGAAATTGAGTCAAAAACCATCCTGACTTATCAATTAATTGATAAATTTTTTCAAAAAAATAGAGTTTTCTGCGATGGGTTAACTTTGATTGTTAAAGTCAATCTTATTAAAGGAATGATTTCTGACAACCTAATCAAGGGCGTACCTTGGTGGTCAGATTTTTGGGTAATTTTTAATCAAAATACATTAGGAAATTTACCTCAAGAACTGTTTTATAACCAAGAAGGTTTACGAAGTATGATGGAAACCGATAAGGAAATGGAAATCTATAAATCTTTTATCAGAGCTTGCCATGAAGCATTAAGAAAAATATATGGCAAAATTTACAGTCGCGCTAAGGAAGGAGAAGCTCCTCGATTTGAGCGAGAATATGAACGAATTAGAGGAGAACTGGGGCGATGCTATGACCAGCAATCCTTTAACGATTTTCTGTCTGATTTTCTCTCCAGAGCAGGTCTTAATTCTGCATTATACGACCAGTGGGAATCTATATTACCCCTTTTGACGGGGCAAATTTCTTGGGAAAAAGCTAGGAATTTAGTATTGATTGCTTTAGCCAGTTATAAACCAAGCCAAAAACCATCAGAAGAATTTAGTCAAAAGTCTGAGTTAACTCCAGAAAGTCAATTCTAG
- the cas6 gene encoding type I-MYXAN CRISPR-associated protein Cas6/Cmx6: MLTEDYPYLDLVFSLTGQSLPLDNGYIVYSALSRICPAIHQLDNISIHPIAGIPESSKELRLTQRSKLQIRLPVDLIPFIYEYLAGQTFSIGQNQFQLGIPEYNPLHPFPDLYSRLVIIKRFQEPQRFLEAAKRQLERLGIQGTINLSTRSNGQPQCRQLIIENKAGIFPVRGFGVQVTGLSAEDSITLQKYGMGGKQKMMCGVFVPSRCNQRERE, encoded by the coding sequence ATGTTAACTGAGGATTATCCCTATCTAGACTTAGTTTTTTCCCTAACAGGTCAAAGCCTTCCTCTTGATAATGGCTACATCGTCTATTCAGCTCTTTCCCGTATCTGTCCTGCTATCCATCAACTAGATAACATCAGTATTCATCCTATCGCAGGCATTCCCGAATCCTCAAAAGAACTTCGTCTCACGCAACGTTCAAAGTTGCAAATACGCCTGCCTGTAGACCTAATTCCCTTTATCTATGAATATCTAGCTGGACAAACTTTCAGTATTGGTCAAAACCAATTTCAATTAGGCATTCCTGAATATAATCCTTTACATCCCTTTCCAGACTTATACTCTCGTCTTGTTATAATTAAACGTTTTCAAGAACCTCAGCGCTTTTTAGAAGCCGCCAAACGTCAACTAGAACGCTTAGGTATTCAAGGAACTATTAATCTTTCCACTAGAAGCAACGGTCAACCCCAGTGCCGACAGCTTATAATCGAAAATAAGGCTGGAATCTTTCCTGTGCGGGGGTTTGGGGTGCAAGTAACGGGCTTGAGTGCAGAAGACTCAATCACCCTACAAAAATACGGTATGGGTGGAAAGCAGAAGATGATGTGTGGCGTGTTTGTCCCTTCACGGTGCAACCAGAGGGAAAGGGAATGA
- a CDS encoding TniQ family protein, whose product MIVDPHPEELWSIEKPQLPKRSRLYHLAPVGVGTPFVESLTSYIARLAESHSVFPSVLISKEITPYLKKVFAKRLSSRRLRALFDRARAVNGTGDIAMDFVQALETLTLRNDLCFLTLLNCASILPPRGLFRAYKAWCPACYQKWRLSRQVVYEPLLWAIETVRVCPQHHESLCLYCPHCHKQPPLLEWHSRSGYCSICGKWLGSVCDSFACSNLSPEDLKKEIWVAGSIGELITAVHSLSSTLSRENVAKGMCAAINLVTQGNIAAFASRLGIPKNTVWMWHTGKALPQLDVLLKICYCLEISLLDFLRPEKVAAKPLKISLQTSPEQSHNKRVSPRSFDSDKVEEALQATLASDEKPPLTMKEVAERLEYDRRTIYRHFPDLCRAISAKSRCYRKTAHQKNIEQSCEELRQIAVKLHKENVYPSEGRVSELMTKPGDLRNKQLRVTLQELQSELSR is encoded by the coding sequence ATGATAGTTGACCCTCATCCTGAAGAATTATGGAGTATAGAAAAGCCTCAGTTACCTAAACGTAGCCGTCTTTATCATTTAGCACCTGTAGGAGTAGGAACTCCTTTCGTAGAAAGCTTAACGAGCTACATTGCTCGATTAGCAGAGTCTCATAGCGTATTCCCCAGTGTGTTGATATCCAAGGAAATCACGCCCTATCTGAAGAAAGTTTTTGCTAAAAGACTTTCCAGCAGAAGGTTACGAGCCTTGTTTGATCGCGCTAGAGCTGTGAACGGCACCGGAGATATAGCAATGGATTTTGTCCAAGCTCTGGAAACGTTAACGCTTCGGAATGATTTATGCTTTCTGACTCTGCTCAATTGCGCTTCCATCCTGCCACCACGAGGTTTGTTCCGTGCTTACAAGGCTTGGTGTCCTGCTTGCTATCAAAAGTGGCGCTTATCGAGGCAAGTTGTTTATGAGCCTCTCCTGTGGGCAATCGAGACAGTCAGGGTATGTCCCCAACACCATGAATCCCTTTGCTTATACTGTCCTCACTGTCACAAGCAGCCTCCCCTGCTAGAGTGGCACTCACGTTCTGGGTACTGTTCAATTTGTGGCAAATGGTTAGGAAGCGTTTGTGATTCTTTTGCTTGTAGTAACTTATCGCCAGAGGACTTAAAAAAGGAAATCTGGGTAGCGGGTAGCATAGGAGAATTGATTACTGCCGTACATAGCCTCTCATCTACACTGTCGAGAGAAAACGTAGCGAAAGGCATGTGTGCAGCGATAAACCTTGTTACTCAAGGGAATATCGCCGCCTTCGCTAGTCGTCTAGGAATTCCTAAAAATACCGTATGGATGTGGCATACGGGGAAAGCTTTACCCCAACTGGACGTTCTCCTGAAAATTTGTTACTGCCTAGAGATATCGTTGTTGGACTTCCTGAGACCCGAAAAGGTGGCAGCTAAACCGTTGAAGATAAGCCTACAGACATCTCCTGAGCAATCACACAACAAAAGAGTATCACCCAGGTCATTCGATTCAGACAAAGTAGAAGAGGCTCTACAAGCAACGCTTGCCAGTGATGAGAAGCCGCCACTGACAATGAAAGAGGTGGCTGAACGCTTGGAATATGACAGACGGACAATTTATCGGCACTTTCCTGACTTGTGTCGCGCCATTTCTGCTAAATCCCGTTGCTACAGGAAAACCGCCCATCAGAAAAACATAGAGCAATCCTGTGAGGAACTGCGGCAGATTGCGGTCAAGCTCCATAAAGAGAATGTGTATCCCTCTGAAGGTCGTGTATCAGAACTAATGACCAAACCAGGAGACTTACGCAACAAACAACTCCGGGTAACCTTGCAGGAATTACAATCTGAACTGAGTAGGTAA